In Porites lutea chromosome 7, jaPorLute2.1, whole genome shotgun sequence, a single window of DNA contains:
- the LOC140944605 gene encoding uncharacterized protein gives MAWFASPLPGYLCDRFGCRITNFLGAVLCMIGLVVSSFAKSLTHMYVTHGLIIGLGICFIYNSCYLVIAQYFKKRLSMATGIVALGESTGVFFTGPLLQFLLDSFGWRGTYRIMVVAFALVCLLGLTYNPNIQLQETKDLDLARNNEDNKDERSNISLYCSVWKIPTFVAVTTSFMVTAFAIYIPLIYLVKFSEDNGISAQAASRLFIFIGLASSLARIITGKLCNIKKVNSIFIYQASMLLAALSTLLLQFAATKYWLLIVFSFIYGFSDGIFMTSAVYTQLTCVDAKRVTASFCTSNVLYSIAAAAGSPIAGLIVDNTGSYVYSFYMTGGVLLVAFLIPMILIPINHRSIRGLPQNHINDDKQMVTERSKGVETQGQTSYHYSKGEISKKGSLRCSVSLPKWYLQQKVRATRVIKRDFLHHTGTQKIPSVSPPSNSSGKRFQINCKMPVYEERDPDCHERLEKLWWCLRSNRKQDSMWSWVVCFSAAICNGLNLGFVLSFGVLFPVLLDYFNETKERTAFVGSLALGMTWLASPLPGYLCDRVGCRVTNFIGGTLCVTGLVLTSFSHSLNVMYFTHSLVFGFGVCFIYNCSYLVIAQYFKENLSMATGIVALGASVGVLFTGPLLQVLLDLFGWRGTYRVVAACFTLVCILGLTYNPNVQKITHTKLLSSSEDPASDQRSRISLYCSVWAFPTFAASVVSFMFGSLGMYIPYIYLVKYSEDNGITAQAASRLFIFIGLASSLGRIITGKLCNNKKVNPVFIHQASMLLASLSAFLLQFATKYGYLIVFSIVYGFSDGVFIASQCFILLSCVDAKRTTASFCINNVLYSFTAAAGGPIAGLIADQTESYVYSFYMTGAVLLIAFLIPMVLIPISHTKARVRYQGYSKEQNTGAAKA, from the exons ATGGCATGGTTCGCCAGTCCGCTGCCTGGCTATCTCTGTGATCGTTTTGGTTGTCGTATCACGAACTTCCTGGGAGCAGTGCTGTGCATGATCGGCTTGGTGGTATCGTCATTTGCTAAGAGCCTCACTCACATGTACGTCACCCATGGTCTGATAATTGGCTTAGGAATATGTTTTATCTACAACTCCTGCTATCTTGTAATCGCACAGTACTTTAAAAAGAGGTTGTCCATGGCAACTGGTATTGTAGCCTTAGGGGAAAGTACGGGCGTCTTTTTCACAGGTCCGTTGCTTCAATTTCTTTTGGATTCATTTGGATGGAGAGGCACTTACAGGATCATGGTCGTGGCTTTCGCCCTTGTCTGCCTCCTGGGCTTGACTTACAACCCAAACATACAATTGCAGGAAACTAAAGATCTCGATTTAGCAAGAAATAATGAGGACAATAAAGATGAAAGAAGTAACATTTCTCTTTACTGCAGCGTGTGGAAAATTCCTACTTTCGTGGCAGTTACCACTTCTTTTATGGTGACAGCGTTCGCCATATACATTCCATTAATATATCTG GTGAAGTTTTCAGAGGATAATGGAATAAGCGCCCAAGCTGCTTCtcgcttatttatttttattggacTTGCTTCATCTCTTGCAAGAATCATAACAGGAAAGTTGTGCAACATCAAAAAAGTAAATTCCATATTTATTTATCAGGCATCCATGCTATTGGCTGCTCTTTCCACACTTTTGCTTCAGTTTGCTGCCACAAAATACTGGTTGTTAATCGTCTTCAGCTTTATCTATGGCTTCAGTGATGGAATTTTCATGACATCAGCTGTGTATACTCAGCTGACCTGCGTGGATGCTAAAAGAGTAACAGCGTCCTTCTGTACTAGCAACGTACTTTATTCAATAGCTGCAGCTGCTGGTAGCCCAATTGCTG GTTTAATAGTGGACAACACAGGAAGTTATGTTTACTCATTCTACATGACTGGTGGTGTTCTTCTGGTCGCATTTCTTATTCCAATGATTTTGATTCCTATCAATCATAGAAGTATCAGAGGTCTTCCTCAGAACCACATCAATGACGATAAACAAATGGTTACAGAAAGATCGAAAGGGGTCGAGACTCAGGGACAAACTTCCTATCACTATAGTAAGGGAGAAATCTCTAAAAAAGGTTCTTTAAGATGTTCTGTGTCACTGCCTAAATGGTAC TTGCAACAGAAAGTCAGAGCAACAAGAGTAATTAAGAGAGATTTCTTGCACCACACAGGTACGCAAAAAATACCCTCTGTCTCGCCTCCGTCAAATTCTTCTGGCAAGAGATTTCAGATCAACTGCAAAATGCCAGTATATGAAGAACGAGATCCTGATTGTCACGAGAGACTTGAGAAATTATGGTGGTGTTTGAGAAGCAATCGTAAACAAGACAGTATGTGGTCATGGGTTGTGTGTTTTTCAGCAGCGATTTGCAATGGACTGAACCTTGGCTTTGTTCTTAGCTTCGGTGTTCTGTTCCCTGTATTGCTGGACTATTTCAacgaaacaaaggaaagaactG cttttGTTGGCTCACTAGCTTTGGGCATGACATGGCTTGCCAGTCCGCTGCCTGGCTATCTCTGTGATCGCGTTGGCTGTCGCGTCACAAACTTCATTGGAGGCACCCTGTGCGTGACGGGCTTGGTGCTGACGTCATTTTCTCACAGTCTTAATGTGATGTATTTCACCCACAGCCTGGTATTTGGTTTTGGAGTATGTTTTATCTATAACTGCAGTTATCTAGTGATTGCACAGTACTTTAAAGAAAACTTGTCCATGGCAACGGGCATTGTAGCGTTGGGGGCAAGTGTGGGTGTGCTATTCACAGGTCCATTGCTTCAAGTTCTTTTGGACTTATTTGGATGGAGAGGCACGTACAGAGTGGTGGCTGCATGTTTCACTCTTGTCTGCATTCTGGGTTTAACATACAACCCCAACGTACAAAAAATAACACATACCAAACTTCTTAGCAGCAGTGAGGATCCTGCCAGCGATCAACGAAGTCGCATTTCGCTCTACTGCAGCGTGTGGGCGTTTCCTACTTTTGCTGCATCCGTTGTGTCTTTTATGTTTGGGAGTCTTGGGATGTATATTCCATACATCTATCTG GTTAAGTATTCCGAGGATAACGGAATAACCGCACAGGCTGCGTCACGCCTGTTTATCTTTATTGGCCTTGCTTCATCCCTCGGAAGGATCATAACAGGAAAGTTGTGCAACAACAAGAAAGTAAATCCGGTTTTTATTCACCAAGCATCCATGCTCTTGGCTTCTCTATCCGCCTTTTTGCTCCAGTTTGCCACCAAATACGGATACTTAATTGTCTTCAGTATTGTATATGGCTTCAGTGATGGAGTTTTTATAGCAAGTCagtgttttattcttttgagcTGTGTGGATGCAAAAAGAACAACAGCGTCCTTCTGTATCAATAACGTTCTTTATTCATTTACTGCGGCCGCCGGTGGGCCCATTGCTG GCTTGATAGCAGACCAAACAGAAAGCtatgtttattcattttacatgACTGGTGCTGTTCTTCTGATTGCATTCCTTATCCCGATGGTTTTAATTCCTATAAGTCATACTAAGGCCAGAGTTCGTTATCAAGGCTACAGCAAAGAACAAAACACGGGCGCGGCCAAGGCATAA
- the LOC140944606 gene encoding monocarboxylate transporter 10-like — translation MQTNAEQDRDRHERLGKLWRCFRNKHHQDSAWSWVVCTSAAICHALNLGFVLSFGVLFPVLLDYFNETKEKTVLVGSLALGMTWFASPLPGYLSDRFGCRITNFIGGALCVTGLAMTSFSRSLNLMYFTHSLVFGLGVCFICNCGFLVIAKYFKEKLSMATGILVLGASVGVLFTGPLLQVLLDSFGWRGTYRVAAAYYTIVCILSLTYNPNVQKTTEIDFINTNEDIERGERSGISLYCSVWTFPTFVACVMCSVFGAFGMYIPYIYLVEHSEDNGITAQDASLLFIYIGLSSSLGRIITGKVCNNKNVNPVFMHQASLLLASISAFLLQFATKYGYLIIFSNVQVQVQVRDHHRSVFLVKYLENSSSLGLIVDQTGSYVYSFYMTGAALLVAFLIPMVLIPINHRKARVRPLVGHSKDDMLTAKSKGLQTGQDQTTLGKNPN, via the exons ATGCAGACAAACGCAGAGCAAGATCGTGATCGGCACGAGAGACTTGGTAAATTATGGAGGTGTTTCAGAAACAAGCATCATCAAGACAGTGCTTGGTCGTGGGTTGTGTGTACTTCAGCAGCGATTTGCCATGCTCTTAACCTTGGCTTTGTTCTTAGCTTCGGTGTTCTGTTCCCTGTATTGCTGGACTATTTCAATGAGACAAAGGAAAAAACCG ttCTTGTTGGCTCACTAGCTTTGGGCATGACGTGGTTTGCTAGCCCGCTGCCTGGCTATCTTTCTGATCGCTTTGGCTGTCGCATTACAAACTTCATCGGAGGCGCCTTGTGCGTGACTGGCTTGGCGATGACATCATTTTCCCGCAGTCTCAATCTTATGTATTTCACTCACAGCCTGGTATTTGGTCTGGGGGTATGTTTTATCTGCAACTGCGGCTTTCTTGTTATTGCAAAGTACTTTAAAGAAAAGTTGTCCATGGCAACGGGCATTTTAGTTTTGGGAGCAAGTGTGGGGGTCCTATTCACAGGTCCATTGCTTCAAGTTCTTTTGGATTCGTTTGGATGGAGAGGCACGTACAGAGTAGCTGCCGCGTATTACACAATTGTCTGTATTCTGAGCTTAACATACAAcccaaatgtacaaaaaacaaCGGAGATTGATTTCATCAATACCAATGAGGATATCGAGAGAGGCGAAAGAAGTGGCATTTCTCTTTACTGTAGCGTGTGGACGTTTCCTACGTTTGTTGCATGCGTCATGTGTTCTGTGTTTGGGGCTTTTGGAATGTACATTCCATACATCTATCTG GTTGAGCATTCCGAGGATAACGGAATAACCGCCCAGGATGCTTCACTACTGTTCATTTATATTGGCCTTTCTTCGTCGCTTGGTCGGATTATAACGGGAAAGGTGTGCAACAACAAGAATGTAAATCCTGTTTTTATGCACCAAGCATCCTTGCTCTTAGCTTCTATCTCCGCCTTTTTGCTCCAGTTTGCCACCAAATACGGGTACTTAATTATCTTCAGTAatgttcaagttcaagttca GGTTAGGGATCATCACCGTTCAGTGTTCCTTGTGAAGTATCTCGAGAATTCCTCTTCACTTG GCTTGATAGTGGACCAGACTGGAAGCtatgtttattcattttacatgACCGGCGCTGCTCTTCTGGTTGCATTTCTTATTCCAATGGTTTTGATTCCTATCAATCACAGAAAGGCTAGAGTTCGTCCTCTTGTAGGCCACAGTAAAGACGATATGCTTACGGCAAAATCAAAAGGGCTTCAAACTGGCCAAGATCAAACCACTCTTGGAAAAAACCCAAACTAA